Proteins encoded within one genomic window of Polycladomyces subterraneus:
- a CDS encoding dipeptidase, whose amino-acid sequence MFWIDGHCDVLYKMWKSGGNLSFYAPDSSLDVTFSSAQRSRLLMQVFAIWVPEEVSRHLAWHVALRQVDLFYERIVQDSTRTFVITESSHLDQLREGKLGAFLLLEGADALQGEIAYLRTLYRLGVRQVGLTWNHANEAADGIEEPRGGGLTRFGQQLIKEMARLGMIVDVSHLSVRGFWDVMEYTDVPVVASHSNCYAVCPHPRNLGDDQIRALIERGGLIGITFVPKFVHQQGKEARWDHLFRHIDHICHLGGAGSIAFGSDFDGTEEKIPGLAHAGDFADFAEKLMKRYPEEWVRKWTGENWLTFYRTYLRN is encoded by the coding sequence ATGTTTTGGATCGATGGGCATTGCGATGTGTTATATAAAATGTGGAAATCCGGGGGCAATCTTTCCTTTTATGCCCCCGATTCTTCTTTGGATGTCACATTCAGTTCTGCACAGCGCTCGCGCCTGTTGATGCAAGTGTTCGCCATATGGGTGCCGGAGGAGGTGTCACGACATCTCGCTTGGCATGTCGCCCTCCGACAGGTGGATCTGTTCTATGAGCGCATCGTGCAAGACAGCACTCGTACATTTGTCATTACGGAAAGTTCCCATTTGGATCAACTTCGGGAAGGAAAGCTGGGGGCGTTTTTATTGTTGGAAGGAGCGGATGCCCTGCAGGGAGAGATTGCTTACCTGCGAACGCTGTATCGTTTGGGAGTGCGGCAGGTGGGTTTGACCTGGAATCACGCCAACGAAGCGGCCGATGGAATCGAAGAGCCGCGCGGAGGAGGGTTGACCCGGTTCGGTCAACAGTTAATAAAGGAAATGGCCCGATTGGGAATGATTGTAGATGTATCCCATTTATCAGTCAGAGGATTTTGGGACGTGATGGAATACACGGACGTACCCGTTGTTGCGTCCCATTCTAATTGCTATGCCGTTTGTCCTCATCCGCGTAATTTGGGAGACGATCAAATTCGGGCATTAATCGAGCGCGGAGGTTTGATCGGCATCACATTCGTGCCCAAATTCGTTCATCAGCAGGGAAAAGAGGCACGATGGGATCATTTGTTCCGGCATATCGACCACATCTGTCATTTGGGCGGAGCGGGGTCGATCGCCTTTGGATCAGACTTTGACGGGACAGAGGAGAAAATTCCCGGTTTGGCGCATGCGGGAGACTTTGCCGATTTTGCGGAAAAACTAATGAAACGGTATCCGGAGGAGTGGGTGCGGAAATGGACTGGTGAAAATTGGCTAACATTTTATCGGACATACCTGAGAAATTGA
- the spoVS gene encoding stage V sporulation protein S, whose amino-acid sequence MEVLKVSAKSSPNSVAGALAGVLRERGAAEIQAIGAGALNQAVKAVAIARGFVAPSGIDLICIPAFTDIIIDGEERTAIKLIVEPR is encoded by the coding sequence ATGGAAGTATTAAAAGTTTCAGCAAAGTCCAGTCCGAACTCTGTCGCTGGTGCACTTGCGGGAGTCCTGCGTGAGCGTGGGGCGGCCGAAATTCAGGCGATTGGAGCCGGTGCACTCAATCAAGCTGTGAAAGCGGTAGCAATTGCACGAGGGTTTGTCGCACCGAGCGGAATCGATCTGATCTGCATTCCCGCATTTACGGACATTATCATCGATGGGGAAGAGCGAACAGCGATTAAGTTGATCGTAGAACCCCGTTGA